A stretch of DNA from Falsibacillus albus:
AAAATAAGAAAATTCCCAAAATGATACCGGAAGCAAACAGTTTCAAACGCATCCTTTTCGCTTGCGTCCTTTTCTTAGTAAAGTACAGAAAAGGAAGGAGGAGGATTCCGGCCAATAAAAATCGAATGAAATTAAATGTCATAGGGGGGATGACAGATAGCGCATTTTGGACGATAACGAATGTAGTACCCCATATGAAAGTAACAAAAAAAAGTGAGGCTTCAGAGATCAGCTTTTTATTCATTTGCATTTGCCGTCTCTCTCATGCAGAATAGCGTTTCTGGCAAGCTCATCCGCCCTATTTTCCTTACTGGGCACCCATTTGATGAAAAACAGATCGAATTGCCTGGAAAGTTCGAGAGCCTGGGAGAATATGACCTTGTATTTTTCCTTTTTGACAAATTCTTTTTCCATGGCTGATACGACCGCCTTAGAATCTGTCCGAAAAGAGACGATCCTATATCCTTTTTCCAAACAAATTTCGATCCCTTTTAATAAGGCAATATATTCAGCCTCATGATTATTCATTTCTCCAAGGAAGTATTGGTACCTTTCCACATTCCCATTATTATTGATAAAGATTCCTGCTCCACTCGGGCCGGGATCTCCTGCACTTGCGCCATCAATATAAACTTCAATC
This window harbors:
- a CDS encoding reverse transcriptase-like protein — protein: MIEVYIDGASAGDPGPSGAGIFINNNGNVERYQYFLGEMNNHEAEYIALLKGIEICLEKGYRIVSFRTDSKAVVSAMEKEFVKKEKYKVIFSQALELSRQFDLFFIKWVPSKENRADELARNAILHERDGKCK